One region of Peribacillus simplex genomic DNA includes:
- a CDS encoding isoprenylcysteine carboxyl methyltransferase family protein, translated as MLFAIFIILIAIQRLVELYIAKQNEKQLKGAGAVEYGESHYRWMVLMHLSFFIVLIIEVLAYERDVAGLWPIWLILFLIAQSGRIWVISSLGKHWNTKIIVVPNAEVVIKGPYKYFKHPNYIIVATEIIVISLLFNAYYTAIIFSFLNAWMMAVRIPLEEKALKEHTEYSTVFKGK; from the coding sequence ATGCTCTTTGCCATTTTCATCATCTTGATTGCCATTCAGCGCCTGGTTGAATTATATATTGCCAAACAAAATGAAAAGCAGTTGAAAGGTGCAGGAGCTGTAGAATACGGTGAGTCCCATTACAGATGGATGGTTCTTATGCACCTTAGTTTTTTTATTGTTCTCATTATTGAAGTGCTCGCTTATGAAAGGGATGTGGCTGGACTTTGGCCGATTTGGCTGATCCTTTTTCTGATTGCGCAGTCGGGAAGGATTTGGGTGATCAGTTCATTGGGAAAACACTGGAATACAAAAATCATTGTGGTTCCTAATGCCGAAGTAGTCATTAAAGGTCCTTATAAATATTTCAAACATCCGAACTATATAATAGTGGCAACGGAGATTATAGTTATTTCTTTATTATTCAATGCATATTATACAGCTATCATCTTTAGTTTTTTGAACGCATGGATGATGGCGGTTCGAATCCCCCTCGAAGAAAAGGCATTAAAGGAACATACGGAATATTCTACGGTTTTTAAGGGAAAATAA
- a CDS encoding type III polyketide synthase, which yields MPYLLSASHIKLPYLLSQEKIMEFSREIFGSSFKSIDRLLKAFTNGQVENRYFSNDLDWFKKDHSFADRNDLYIKQAVKFGKEAIEKCLTNSEFLKEELQAFELDAFFFISSTGVATPTIDARIMNELPFNPHAKRIPIWGLGCAGGASGLSRAFEYCRAYPTAKVIVLSVELCSLTFQRNDISKSNLIGTSLFSDGVSCVLVCGDEVPDEQYSRKGRHLKFLDSQSTLMPNSLDVMGWDVKDQGLYVIFSKDIPTIIKDWLKPNVQEFLAGNGMDLGDIKDFIAHPGGKKVIDAYHESLGFDESMTAVSMRILREFGNMSSATILYVLERFMQRGGNKGEVGLAAALGPGFSSELVLMRWE from the coding sequence ATGCCATATTTATTATCTGCATCACATATAAAGCTACCATATTTACTTTCACAGGAAAAAATCATGGAATTTTCAAGAGAAATCTTTGGATCCTCATTTAAAAGTATAGATCGGCTATTAAAGGCCTTTACGAATGGACAAGTGGAAAATCGATATTTTTCCAATGATCTTGATTGGTTTAAAAAGGATCATTCTTTTGCTGATCGGAATGATTTATACATAAAGCAGGCTGTAAAGTTTGGGAAAGAGGCTATAGAAAAATGTTTAACCAACTCAGAATTTTTAAAAGAAGAGCTGCAGGCATTCGAACTAGATGCTTTCTTTTTTATATCAAGCACCGGGGTGGCTACCCCGACCATTGATGCCAGGATAATGAATGAACTTCCATTTAACCCGCATGCAAAAAGAATTCCGATATGGGGGCTTGGATGTGCAGGGGGAGCGAGCGGCCTATCACGTGCTTTTGAATATTGCCGAGCGTACCCGACGGCTAAGGTCATTGTTTTAAGTGTGGAGTTATGCAGTCTGACTTTTCAAAGGAATGATATCTCCAAAAGTAATTTAATTGGAACCTCCTTATTCTCTGATGGAGTAAGCTGTGTTTTGGTTTGCGGTGATGAAGTGCCGGATGAACAGTATTCAAGAAAAGGACGACATTTGAAATTTTTGGATTCGCAATCCACGCTAATGCCGAATTCATTGGATGTAATGGGGTGGGATGTTAAAGACCAAGGCTTATATGTGATCTTTTCGAAAGATATCCCTACAATCATCAAGGATTGGCTTAAACCGAATGTCCAAGAGTTCTTAGCGGGAAATGGAATGGATCTCGGGGATATAAAAGATTTCATTGCCCATCCTGGAGGGAAAAAAGTAATTGATGCTTATCACGAATCCCTAGGATTCGATGAAAGCATGACTGCAGTATCAATGAGAATATTAAGGGAATTTGGAAATATGTCCTCAGCAACTATTTTGTACGTCCTTGAGAGATTCATGCAGCGTGGCGGGAATAAAGGTGAGGTGGGATTGGCTGCAGCATTGGGGCCTGGTTTTTCATCTGAACTTGTGTTAATGAGGTGGGAATGA
- a CDS encoding DNA polymerase beta superfamily protein codes for MKENLISKLKILEIEENMTILMAAVTGSHSFGLPSAHSDIDVRFIYVHNDKRSYLSLSPAVEVIHLKENIYDMEGWDLFKSSRLTIKSNPALFELFQSPIKLITHPDYYRKMNGLIADCYSKKALGHHYYRMMGDNLQQLTKTRDSERKGLKTWVQVYRSYLILEHIIQKGALPPLSVWELLEAVTIDQEMKTRMTRIFKAKQKEEFISNNESEKNLSLLEGKSLSLKNEINKLPPGKNMETELNQLIWTILK; via the coding sequence ATGAAAGAAAACCTTATTTCGAAATTGAAGATACTGGAAATAGAGGAGAATATGACCATTTTGATGGCTGCTGTTACTGGCAGCCATTCTTTTGGTTTACCATCCGCCCATTCGGATATCGATGTTCGGTTTATATATGTTCATAATGATAAGCGATCTTACCTCAGCTTGAGTCCGGCAGTTGAAGTGATTCATTTGAAAGAAAACATATATGACATGGAAGGTTGGGATCTATTTAAATCATCCCGTCTTACGATAAAGAGTAATCCTGCACTATTTGAATTATTTCAGTCACCAATCAAGCTGATTACTCATCCGGATTATTATAGAAAGATGAATGGTTTGATAGCGGATTGCTATTCCAAAAAGGCACTAGGACACCATTACTATCGGATGATGGGCGACAACCTTCAACAATTGACAAAAACAAGGGACTCTGAAAGAAAAGGACTAAAAACATGGGTACAAGTTTACCGTTCGTATTTAATCCTGGAACATATCATCCAAAAGGGGGCATTGCCACCTTTATCCGTTTGGGAATTACTTGAAGCGGTTACCATCGATCAAGAAATGAAAACCAGGATGACCCGAATATTTAAAGCAAAACAAAAGGAAGAATTTATAAGCAACAATGAAAGCGAAAAGAATCTTTCATTATTAGAAGGGAAATCACTTTCCTTAAAGAATGAAATAAATAAGCTTCCTCCAGGGAAGAACATGGAAACGGAGCTTAATCAATTAATTTGGACCATTTTGAAATAG
- a CDS encoding dynamin family protein has product MIQETLKQRSKLLGILTAMYDKFQSAGDTGNADKLKQLIMKVNDEEFIIAFCGHFSAGKSSMINFLLGDQVLPSSPIPTSANTVKVQKGEDYAKVFYHHQPPVLFPAPYDFKEVKKFAKDGDSVSAITISSNHFSMPESCAIMDTPGIDSTDDAHRVSTESALHLADVVFYVMDYNHVQSEVNFLFTKELLEAEKPTYLIINMIDKHDENELSFQDFKLSVTEAFANWNVYPDGIFYTSVRDLNNSENEIEVVRQFIYEMAGKGQNDGKDAIMQSAKALVERHLIWLKEQYEEEHAEDLEALSDLPHEERIHLTNQVDSLLKEKKSLTGRIEDIKVQYAEALETILKSAYIMPAATRDLGKSFLESAQPDFKMGLLFAKKKTEAEREERIKAFLADLQEKVKTQLEWHLKELAVKTLNQAEIHDSTFESKAQGLHIEVTEAYIKNSLKPQVDITGEYVLNYTNDLASAIKKKAREISEGFLNGMVAVMEGIVEQQSISIDKELEGFSEFAEALKVTAAMNAEIKYQTERLEAIANQTETSVDERDIDTLLTQWNEEEKNITVKIMRIDKGSNSMHVDEQPETDHDIDSKEAVPSVAVSSSDAADLRGKEKLMETATSLHQAAKLIQPLRGFQSLYKELTDKANRLEQQTFTVALFGAFSAGKSSFANALMGESVLPVSPNPTTAAINKIMSSDAEHPHGTATVKLKTEAMLLEDVSLALAAFDKSAKTLDEALHIAGQIIAKAGEVDKGKTHLSFLRAFHQGMPQHQDDLGNVVTVDLEGFKRFAAEESKSCLVDLIELRYDCEMTKQGMVLVDTPGADSINARHTGAAFEYIKNSDAILFVTYYNHPFSRADREFLIQLGRVKDSFAMDKMFFIVNAVDLAQTTDELDEVMDYVTDQLNGFGIRFPKLFPLTSKGALMEKQTPGSFKHSFLQNSGISEFQDQFDAFIENDLTGLAIESAKAAVKRTDELLRDVITASMQDEKAKRKALDSLSHEAQSISELLSVIKGDAEKQRLKKEIDELTFYSKQRVFFRFNDFFKESFNPAVLKDDGGDLKIVLKQAMKNLLDALGFDLAQEMRATALRTEMFVNKLLNEKQSSLLQQIQKVRKTLSLQPYEPNERESLEFTGAFVQLETGEFKKELALFKNPKSFFEKNEKLKMSEGLQKRLDDPALMYVKGQGERIFEMYNEVLDQELLAIQKEFKTEISEIFAGLRAAMEETVDLPYYENAVAELAKMHSK; this is encoded by the coding sequence ATGATTCAAGAAACATTAAAACAACGGTCCAAATTGTTGGGGATTTTGACTGCCATGTATGATAAATTTCAATCGGCAGGCGATACAGGCAATGCAGATAAACTGAAACAATTAATCATGAAAGTGAATGATGAGGAGTTCATCATTGCTTTTTGCGGGCATTTTTCAGCGGGGAAATCAAGTATGATCAACTTTCTCCTTGGTGATCAAGTATTGCCTTCAAGTCCGATTCCAACGAGTGCAAATACGGTAAAGGTCCAAAAAGGGGAAGACTATGCCAAAGTCTTTTACCATCATCAGCCTCCAGTCTTATTTCCTGCACCTTATGATTTTAAAGAGGTCAAGAAATTTGCCAAGGATGGTGATTCAGTATCGGCAATAACGATAAGTTCCAATCACTTTTCAATGCCGGAATCATGTGCAATCATGGATACACCAGGAATTGATTCGACGGATGATGCACATCGAGTTTCTACGGAATCCGCCTTGCATTTAGCTGATGTGGTCTTCTATGTTATGGATTATAATCACGTCCAATCAGAAGTCAACTTCCTATTCACCAAAGAATTGTTGGAGGCTGAAAAGCCGACATACTTAATTATCAATATGATCGATAAGCATGATGAGAATGAGCTTAGCTTCCAAGACTTCAAGCTTTCCGTTACTGAAGCATTTGCGAACTGGAATGTATATCCTGATGGGATTTTTTATACATCTGTAAGAGATTTGAACAATAGCGAAAATGAAATTGAAGTCGTTCGGCAATTTATATATGAAATGGCAGGCAAAGGTCAGAATGATGGGAAAGATGCCATCATGCAATCGGCTAAAGCGCTTGTCGAAAGGCACCTTATTTGGCTGAAGGAACAATATGAAGAGGAACATGCCGAGGATTTAGAAGCATTATCAGACCTTCCTCATGAAGAGCGAATTCACTTGACGAATCAAGTGGACAGCCTATTAAAAGAAAAAAAATCATTAACTGGACGTATAGAGGACATCAAGGTCCAATATGCTGAAGCATTAGAAACAATTTTGAAAAGTGCATACATCATGCCCGCGGCTACACGGGACCTAGGTAAATCTTTCTTGGAATCGGCTCAGCCGGATTTTAAAATGGGTCTATTATTTGCCAAGAAAAAAACCGAGGCCGAGCGTGAGGAACGTATTAAAGCATTCTTGGCCGATTTACAAGAAAAGGTGAAAACCCAGCTTGAATGGCATCTTAAAGAATTGGCGGTTAAAACGCTTAATCAAGCGGAAATCCATGATTCAACATTTGAAAGTAAGGCGCAGGGACTTCATATCGAGGTAACGGAAGCTTACATAAAAAACTCTTTAAAGCCTCAAGTCGATATTACAGGTGAATACGTTTTAAACTATACGAATGATTTAGCCTCAGCCATCAAGAAGAAAGCACGTGAAATATCTGAAGGATTTTTGAATGGAATGGTCGCCGTTATGGAAGGAATAGTGGAACAGCAGTCTATTTCCATAGATAAGGAACTTGAAGGTTTTTCCGAATTTGCGGAAGCCCTTAAAGTTACAGCGGCGATGAACGCGGAAATCAAGTACCAAACGGAACGATTAGAGGCCATTGCCAATCAAACTGAAACATCAGTTGATGAGCGTGATATCGATACGCTTTTAACTCAATGGAATGAAGAAGAAAAAAATATTACAGTAAAAATCATGAGAATCGATAAAGGAAGTAATTCAATGCACGTCGACGAACAACCTGAAACGGATCATGATATAGATAGTAAGGAAGCTGTTCCTTCTGTAGCTGTTTCTTCATCTGATGCTGCTGATTTACGCGGAAAAGAAAAGCTGATGGAGACTGCAACGAGTTTACATCAGGCAGCCAAGCTGATACAGCCTTTGAGAGGATTTCAATCACTTTATAAAGAATTGACAGATAAGGCAAATCGCCTGGAACAGCAGACTTTCACGGTTGCCCTCTTTGGTGCATTCAGTGCGGGTAAATCTTCCTTTGCCAATGCACTGATGGGAGAAAGTGTCCTTCCTGTTTCACCTAATCCGACAACTGCGGCAATCAACAAAATCATGTCTTCAGATGCTGAGCATCCACATGGAACGGCAACCGTCAAATTAAAGACGGAAGCGATGCTGTTAGAAGATGTGAGCCTGGCTTTGGCAGCTTTTGATAAATCGGCAAAGACACTGGATGAAGCACTTCACATAGCAGGACAAATCATTGCGAAGGCAGGGGAAGTTGATAAAGGGAAAACGCATTTATCCTTCTTAAGGGCTTTCCATCAAGGGATGCCCCAGCACCAAGATGATTTAGGAAATGTGGTTACGGTTGATCTTGAAGGGTTTAAACGTTTTGCTGCAGAAGAGTCCAAGTCGTGCCTTGTTGATTTGATTGAATTGCGTTACGACTGTGAAATGACAAAGCAGGGGATGGTGCTTGTTGACACCCCAGGGGCGGATTCGATAAATGCCAGACATACAGGAGCAGCTTTCGAATATATTAAGAATTCGGATGCCATCCTTTTTGTGACCTATTATAATCACCCATTTTCACGGGCAGATAGGGAGTTCTTGATACAACTTGGACGTGTGAAAGATTCTTTCGCGATGGATAAGATGTTCTTCATTGTCAATGCAGTCGATCTTGCACAAACCACTGACGAATTGGACGAAGTGATGGATTATGTCACAGATCAATTGAATGGATTCGGAATCCGTTTTCCAAAACTGTTCCCGCTTACGAGTAAGGGAGCATTGATGGAAAAACAGACGCCTGGATCATTTAAGCATTCGTTCCTACAAAATAGCGGTATTTCGGAATTCCAAGACCAATTCGATGCTTTCATCGAAAACGATTTAACTGGACTTGCAATCGAATCGGCTAAAGCGGCCGTAAAAAGAACGGATGAACTGCTCCGTGATGTAATTACAGCTTCCATGCAGGATGAAAAGGCGAAACGAAAAGCTCTGGACTCCCTTTCACATGAGGCACAGTCCATTTCGGAACTGCTCTCTGTCATTAAAGGGGATGCGGAAAAGCAACGTTTGAAAAAAGAAATCGATGAATTGACTTTCTATAGTAAGCAACGGGTCTTTTTCCGATTTAATGATTTCTTCAAGGAATCGTTCAACCCGGCCGTCTTAAAGGATGATGGAGGGGATCTGAAAATTGTCCTCAAGCAAGCGATGAAGAACTTATTGGATGCGTTGGGCTTTGACCTTGCCCAGGAAATGCGGGCAACGGCTTTAAGGACGGAAATGTTCGTAAATAAATTGCTGAACGAGAAACAAAGCAGTTTGCTTCAGCAAATTCAAAAAGTAAGAAAAACCCTTTCATTACAGCCTTATGAACCTAATGAGAGGGAGTCCCTTGAATTCACAGGAGCTTTTGTCCAATTGGAAACTGGGGAATTCAAAAAGGAATTGGCGTTATTTAAAAATCCAAAATCTTTCTTTGAAAAAAATGAGAAATTGAAAATGAGTGAAGGGCTTCAGAAGCGTTTGGATGATCCTGCCCTAATGTATGTAAAAGGACAGGGTGAGCGGATTTTCGAAATGTATAATGAAGTTCTTGATCAAGAGTTACTTGCGATTCAAAAAGAGTTTAAGACGGAAATATCGGAGATCTTTGCAGGTTTACGTGCAGCAATGGAGGAAACGGTAGATTTACCGTATTATGAAAATGCAGTAGCGGAATTGGCAAAAATGCATTCGAAATAG